Proteins encoded together in one Psychrobacter sp. 28M-43 window:
- the yajC gene encoding preprotein translocase subunit YajC has product MSLFIQAAHAAPETAGAAGLFGQILLPVAFFAIFYFLVIRPQSKRTKEHRAMVNALTVGSEIIFAGGLMGRIKAIEGDYAVVSLNNNTDVKVQRASVISVLPAGTIESV; this is encoded by the coding sequence ATGAGCTTATTTATTCAAGCTGCCCATGCTGCACCAGAGACTGCAGGTGCTGCAGGTCTATTCGGTCAGATTTTACTGCCTGTTGCGTTTTTTGCGATTTTTTACTTCTTGGTCATTCGCCCGCAGTCTAAGCGTACCAAAGAACACCGTGCCATGGTTAACGCATTAACCGTTGGTAGTGAAATCATTTTTGCTGGTGGTTTAATGGGTCGTATCAAAGCAATCGAAGGCGATTATGCCGTTGTGAGCCTAAACAACAATACTGACGTGAAAGTACAACGTGCTTCTGTTATTTCAGTATTGCCTGCTGGCACGATCGAAAGCGTCTAA
- a CDS encoding CNNM domain-containing protein has product MTPSFIADVQETSPKKAEMLKSLKVDNIDQSLAAILTLNTVAHTLGSIGAGAQATIVFGSAWFGLFSALMTLAILFLSEIIPKTLGTVYWRQLSGLVAYFVRGIIMLLYPLIWFSERLTKLLVRGKEPQTFSRREFAALASIGEESGQIDPLESRIIRNLLAFGAIKVEDIMTPRSVMLAFEENKTVAELLVDRPKLTFSRLPIYDGDLDNITGFVLKTDMLLAKVNHAMHKPLTQFQRDITFVFSKMKLFDLLELMLKNRIHIAITVGEYGEVKGLVTLEDVFETLLGLEIVDEIDRVEDMQALARQMMDRRVERLGMKLSDDEQYEDSNSEPKS; this is encoded by the coding sequence ATGACGCCATCGTTTATTGCGGATGTACAAGAGACCAGTCCAAAAAAAGCAGAAATGCTTAAAAGTCTCAAAGTAGACAATATTGACCAGTCGCTAGCTGCTATTTTAACGTTAAATACGGTTGCCCATACACTTGGCTCTATCGGTGCGGGTGCACAGGCTACGATTGTCTTTGGTAGCGCGTGGTTTGGTCTGTTTTCGGCCCTCATGACGCTTGCTATCTTATTCTTGTCTGAGATTATCCCAAAAACATTAGGTACAGTTTACTGGCGTCAACTAAGCGGTCTGGTTGCTTATTTCGTTCGTGGCATCATCATGCTCTTGTATCCATTAATCTGGTTCTCAGAGCGTCTGACAAAACTATTGGTACGTGGTAAAGAGCCGCAAACGTTTAGCCGCCGTGAGTTTGCTGCTCTTGCTAGTATCGGTGAAGAGTCAGGACAAATTGACCCACTAGAGTCGCGTATCATTCGTAACTTGCTCGCGTTTGGCGCGATTAAAGTCGAAGATATCATGACACCGCGCTCGGTGATGCTTGCATTCGAAGAGAATAAAACCGTCGCTGAGCTATTGGTTGATCGTCCAAAGCTGACGTTTTCTCGCTTGCCAATCTATGATGGTGATTTGGATAACATTACAGGTTTTGTCCTAAAAACCGATATGCTACTGGCTAAAGTTAACCATGCTATGCACAAGCCGTTGACACAATTTCAGCGCGACATCACTTTTGTCTTCTCTAAGATGAAGCTGTTTGACTTGTTAGAGTTGATGCTAAAAAACCGTATTCATATTGCGATTACAGTCGGTGAATATGGTGAAGTTAAAGGCTTGGTCACGTTAGAAGATGTGTTTGAGACATTGCTAGGTCTTGAAATTGTTGATGAGATAGACCGCGTCGAAGACATGCAAGCGTTAGCTCGCCAGATGATGGATAGACGGGTAGAGCGTTTGGGTATGAAGCTCAGCGATGATGAGCAGTATGAAGACAGTAACAGCGAACCTAAGTCCTAG
- a CDS encoding LysM peptidoglycan-binding domain-containing protein — protein sequence MSTVLSHSRSFIALPLTLAVSTLLISACSNTSAVKNKGATNSSSVITKSPANQGTNTGSADYSTAFLDAESLDELADLLEATDMTMVEGNQLAIQQYGDLWNRLRAGYRMNGGKPIYNQRIEGQKSWFTSRQDYLNRLTARASRYIYHTVREAERRNIPTELALLPVIESSYDPSGTSSAAAAGLWQFIPSTGRIYGLNQSSTYDGRRDVIESTRAAYDFLTALHNQFGSWELALAAYNAGPGRVQKAIDANAARGLPTDYWSLQLPTETMNYVPRFLAVAEIVAKPEQYGVYLPAIANRQHFRSVPVNYGVSLAEVSQLTGVSYDELERLNTALTSGRVDSSGPQRVIIPNDVSLNADAKLSGLRGNGTGNVLASNNAGSSSTTATTPSYNNKPYTASSLPSTGSALADYAASASVPQQTTSYISPSATPTSSSVYSGNSSARTEPPLTTAETNKINAELKSSNSLPTTSAQITQNNTIVQEPPLSKEERDFIANQIRRNTSETNVINADGNINLSAVQTQQSILEASGAEKKLSFAKTSVSKPKPQGARTTYTVKRGDTLSNIASRAGVSWRDIAEWNQIDASANLLSGSTLYLYDAKTIEPLSTANNAAASQPDSYVVQGGDTLIGTANRFGLSVTQLASYNNLSSRADLLRGQKLWLIPGKVTAPATTPAAPSTKPSKSSTATKNYKVKAGDGLIALARQFNVSTDTLASLNGINSTSSLYVGQTLKVPASVDFDAASTTSASSSNSSSSVATTNYKVKSGDTLIGIANSIGVSATELAAVNSNFDAKARLQRGQTIKVPATKELVDRQLNDKAVSYKVKSGDTLTGVAKRYNIGLSDLASANNLNTNSNLILGRTITIPAGGSVASASSSSQSSSSASSNSSSSASSGTKLSNTESYKVKSGDGLIALARQFGISVEDLAATNDLATNAQLQRGQTLKVPKATVSYTVGSGDSLIGLARKYGVSTQELADMNNIAADTMLQRGQRLTVPNR from the coding sequence ATGTCTACTGTGCTATCACACTCTCGCTCATTTATTGCGTTGCCATTGACGCTTGCGGTATCCACTTTACTGATTAGTGCGTGTAGCAATACATCAGCGGTAAAAAACAAAGGTGCGACCAATAGCTCATCTGTCATCACCAAAAGTCCTGCCAATCAAGGGACTAATACAGGTAGTGCAGACTACTCAACTGCGTTTTTAGATGCAGAGAGTTTGGATGAGTTGGCTGACTTGTTAGAAGCCACTGACATGACCATGGTAGAAGGTAACCAGCTTGCTATTCAGCAATATGGTGATTTGTGGAATCGTCTACGCGCAGGCTACCGCATGAATGGTGGTAAGCCAATCTATAATCAGCGCATTGAAGGTCAAAAAAGCTGGTTTACCAGTAGACAGGATTATCTCAATCGCCTAACTGCACGTGCCAGTCGTTATATCTATCATACGGTACGAGAGGCAGAGCGTCGCAATATCCCAACAGAACTTGCCTTGTTACCAGTTATCGAAAGCTCTTACGATCCAAGTGGTACGAGTAGTGCAGCAGCTGCGGGCTTATGGCAGTTTATCCCAAGTACGGGCCGTATCTATGGCTTGAATCAAAGCAGCACTTATGATGGTCGCCGTGATGTTATTGAGTCGACACGTGCTGCCTATGACTTCTTAACAGCATTGCACAACCAGTTCGGTAGTTGGGAGCTAGCATTGGCTGCTTACAACGCGGGCCCTGGCCGTGTACAAAAAGCAATCGATGCCAACGCAGCGCGCGGACTACCAACAGACTATTGGTCACTTCAGCTGCCGACTGAAACGATGAACTATGTGCCGCGTTTCTTAGCTGTAGCCGAAATCGTTGCCAAGCCTGAGCAGTATGGTGTGTATCTACCAGCTATTGCTAACCGTCAGCATTTTCGTAGTGTACCAGTTAATTATGGTGTGAGCTTGGCAGAAGTATCGCAGTTGACTGGCGTTAGCTACGATGAGCTAGAGCGTCTAAATACTGCACTAACATCAGGCCGCGTTGATTCTTCAGGTCCACAGCGTGTCATCATTCCTAACGACGTCAGTCTCAATGCCGATGCCAAATTAAGTGGGCTCAGAGGTAATGGTACAGGCAATGTGCTTGCCTCAAATAACGCAGGTAGCTCAAGCACGACAGCGACTACGCCAAGCTATAATAACAAACCATATACTGCCTCATCTCTGCCATCGACTGGTAGCGCATTGGCTGATTATGCGGCTAGTGCAAGTGTACCTCAGCAGACCACAAGCTATATTTCACCATCTGCGACACCGACTAGCAGCTCGGTATACAGTGGCAATTCTTCAGCTCGTACTGAGCCACCACTGACCACTGCAGAGACTAACAAGATTAATGCTGAGCTTAAGAGCAGTAACAGTCTACCGACTACCTCAGCTCAAATTACTCAAAATAATACAATTGTCCAAGAGCCACCGCTTAGCAAAGAAGAGCGTGATTTCATCGCCAATCAAATCCGTAGAAATACTTCTGAGACCAATGTTATCAATGCTGATGGCAACATTAACCTATCAGCCGTACAAACACAGCAGTCTATCTTAGAAGCGAGTGGCGCAGAGAAAAAACTTAGCTTTGCTAAAACCTCGGTCAGTAAACCAAAACCACAAGGCGCACGTACCACTTATACGGTAAAACGTGGCGATACGCTCTCGAACATTGCGAGTCGAGCAGGGGTCAGCTGGCGTGATATCGCAGAATGGAACCAGATAGATGCCAGTGCCAATCTGCTCTCTGGCAGCACGTTATATCTATATGATGCCAAGACTATCGAGCCATTGAGTACTGCTAATAACGCCGCCGCTAGTCAGCCTGACAGTTATGTTGTACAAGGTGGTGATACGCTTATCGGTACGGCCAATCGTTTTGGATTATCGGTTACCCAGCTAGCTAGCTACAATAATCTGAGCAGCCGTGCTGATCTGCTCAGAGGTCAAAAACTATGGCTCATACCGGGTAAAGTGACTGCCCCTGCAACGACGCCTGCAGCGCCTTCTACTAAGCCGAGTAAATCAAGTACTGCGACCAAGAATTATAAAGTAAAAGCAGGGGACGGCTTAATTGCATTGGCACGTCAATTCAACGTGTCGACAGATACTTTAGCCAGCCTCAACGGCATCAACAGCACAAGCTCGCTATATGTTGGTCAGACACTTAAAGTGCCAGCCAGTGTTGATTTCGATGCTGCAAGCACGACAAGTGCTAGCAGTAGTAACAGCTCAAGCTCGGTCGCGACCACCAATTACAAAGTAAAATCAGGTGATACGCTGATTGGCATTGCGAACAGCATCGGAGTGAGTGCAACGGAACTGGCTGCGGTAAACAGCAACTTTGATGCAAAGGCTCGCTTGCAACGTGGTCAAACGATTAAAGTTCCTGCTACTAAAGAGTTGGTCGATCGTCAGTTGAATGACAAAGCGGTCAGCTACAAAGTAAAATCAGGTGATACCTTAACGGGTGTCGCCAAACGTTACAATATTGGCTTAAGTGATTTGGCATCAGCGAATAACTTGAATACCAACTCGAATCTGATACTGGGTCGTACTATCACTATCCCTGCTGGCGGCAGTGTGGCAAGTGCATCTAGTAGTAGCCAAAGCAGCAGCTCTGCTAGTAGTAACAGTAGTAGCTCAGCAAGCAGTGGAACAAAACTGAGCAACACTGAAAGCTACAAAGTTAAATCTGGCGATGGTCTGATTGCTTTGGCACGTCAGTTTGGCATATCGGTAGAGGACTTGGCAGCGACCAATGATCTAGCGACCAATGCTCAGCTACAGCGCGGCCAAACGCTTAAAGTACCAAAAGCGACAGTAAGCTATACGGTTGGCTCGGGTGATAGCTTGATTGGTCTAGCACGTAAATATGGTGTCTCAACACAAGAGCTGGCCGATATGAATAATATTGCCGCTGATACGATGTTGCAACGTGGTCAGCGTCTGACTGTACCTAATCGCTAA
- a CDS encoding transglycosylase SLT domain-containing protein encodes MQRITYRVKVSAQGAKRRISYLLRPSKRLLNTKSNIVSSVTPIASNRFARTKKLAQISSIALLSLPAESLTTMNTSVPAYDNVMLENTLTIAAVPGDSTYFATDGFQHGFGFDLVRTYADELGVDINLKAYANEEAALKALRTGNADMALTTASTKLKSQLNLSSINVSCGYDSSLTKNGLHPKVSWTFSSSNDPLSRKASYFLCDSIKLKNTQKLAAFYNQNLLKDAYSQDHFQRTLTEKLPDYQSSFEEQARNYNHDWELLVAMGYQESHLDANAVSPTGVRGLMMLTNNTAKAMGVSDRVDPYQSIGGGARYLEQVKADFSDVPKTDRIWFALAGYNMGPNAVKRIQRELRAQGIDDKSWANVYAYLADNRASNSRYGQAMHYVSNIRSYLETIKTQTV; translated from the coding sequence ATGCAGCGTATTACTTATCGTGTAAAAGTATCTGCGCAAGGGGCCAAACGCCGTATTTCTTATTTACTGCGTCCATCTAAACGCCTACTAAACACCAAAAGTAACATCGTTTCATCCGTTACCCCTATTGCGTCTAATCGTTTTGCCAGAACCAAGAAGCTGGCACAAATCTCTAGCATCGCTCTACTCTCGTTGCCCGCTGAGAGTTTGACGACCATGAACACATCGGTACCAGCCTATGACAATGTCATGCTGGAAAACACCTTGACCATTGCTGCGGTACCAGGCGATAGCACTTACTTTGCTACCGATGGCTTCCAACATGGTTTTGGGTTTGATCTGGTGCGCACTTACGCCGACGAGCTCGGTGTCGATATCAATCTAAAAGCCTATGCCAATGAAGAAGCGGCGCTAAAAGCACTAAGAACCGGCAACGCTGACATGGCGTTGACTACGGCTAGCACCAAGCTAAAAAGCCAGCTGAACCTATCGTCTATTAATGTCAGCTGTGGTTACGATTCTAGTCTGACTAAGAATGGTCTACATCCTAAGGTAAGTTGGACGTTTAGCTCATCCAATGATCCACTATCAAGAAAGGCCAGTTACTTTTTGTGCGATAGCATCAAGCTAAAAAACACACAAAAACTTGCCGCGTTCTACAATCAAAACTTGCTTAAAGATGCCTATAGTCAGGATCATTTCCAGAGAACGTTGACGGAAAAATTACCGGACTATCAGTCTTCGTTTGAAGAGCAAGCACGCAATTATAATCACGACTGGGAACTACTGGTCGCGATGGGTTATCAAGAGTCACACCTTGATGCCAACGCTGTCTCGCCGACTGGCGTACGCGGGTTAATGATGCTGACCAACAACACTGCAAAAGCGATGGGCGTCTCAGACCGTGTTGATCCTTACCAAAGCATTGGTGGCGGTGCACGCTATCTAGAGCAAGTAAAAGCAGACTTCTCTGATGTGCCAAAAACTGACCGTATCTGGTTTGCCCTTGCAGGTTACAACATGGGTCCCAATGCGGTAAAAAGAATCCAGCGCGAACTACGAGCTCAAGGTATCGATGATAAAAGTTGGGCGAACGTCTATGCTTATTTAGCAGATAATAGAGCCTCGAATAGCCGTTATGGTCAAGCCATGCATTATGTCAGTAATATCAGAAGCTATCTTGAGACTATTAAAACTCAGACGGTCTAG
- a CDS encoding Nif3-like dinuclear metal center hexameric protein, with the protein MTANHTIAEPNTQSISAQALTQFCDDYLSASAFKDYAPNGLQVDGGRPIQRIVTGVTACEALIDAAIADNADAIMVHHGYFWKGEPAPLTGMKGRRVRKLMQHGISMIGYHLPLDAHPVSGNNAKLADMLGMTINGALYPTESHPVGNIATCTPQNSDDLIATITQALGRAPLHISAEYHTDASAQTNGRLIERVGICTGGAQDMIEQAASMGCDAFISGEISERTTHSARELGIDYFACGHHATERGGIQALGEIVAQKFGLPVTFIDIENPA; encoded by the coding sequence ATGACTGCAAATCATACGATAGCTGAACCCAATACTCAAAGCATTAGCGCCCAAGCGTTGACACAGTTCTGTGACGACTACTTATCTGCCAGCGCGTTCAAAGACTATGCGCCAAATGGCCTACAAGTCGATGGTGGGCGCCCGATTCAACGTATTGTCACTGGTGTCACGGCTTGTGAAGCCCTAATTGATGCTGCGATCGCTGACAATGCCGATGCGATTATGGTGCATCATGGATACTTCTGGAAAGGCGAACCTGCACCGCTTACTGGTATGAAAGGTCGACGCGTGCGCAAACTGATGCAACACGGTATTTCTATGATTGGCTATCATCTACCGCTGGATGCACACCCAGTCTCTGGCAACAACGCAAAACTTGCTGACATGCTCGGCATGACGATCAACGGTGCTCTCTATCCTACCGAGTCACATCCTGTGGGCAATATCGCTACTTGTACACCGCAAAATTCTGACGATCTCATTGCCACCATTACTCAAGCCTTAGGTCGCGCGCCATTACATATCTCAGCTGAGTATCATACAGACGCTTCTGCTCAGACAAATGGTAGGCTGATAGAACGTGTTGGTATATGTACAGGCGGTGCGCAAGATATGATTGAGCAAGCGGCTAGCATGGGCTGTGATGCATTTATCTCTGGTGAGATATCTGAGCGTACCACGCATAGCGCGCGCGAGCTTGGGATTGACTATTTTGCTTGTGGTCATCATGCGACGGAGCGTGGCGGTATTCAGGCATTAGGAGAGATAGTCGCTCAAAAATTTGGTCTGCCAGTTACTTTTATTGATATCGAAAACCCAGCATAA
- a CDS encoding S1C family serine protease: MSSSRNTNNKASLLKWLPWVLLLLVLAAFIWLFTSMKSTSEATWEPPRTPPAEQQAAEPVSDTPAPISSYHNAVARASQSVVNIYTTQTMTEHPYMDDPVLRRFFEYHGGPSQEQGNTNLGSGVIVSEDGYIVTNAHVIEKADEITVAFNDGRKSRARIIGTDPDSDLAVIKVDMTGLTPLGFREDPIRVGDLALAIGNPFGVGQTVTQGIISATGRTGLGVNKFEDFIQTDAAINPGNSGGALVDAHGELVGINTVIFSRSGGSMGIGFAIPTALVEQVMNALIKDGRVSRGWLGIEIQSQLRDPTQLETSTGVEVLNVIDNSPAAKSGLRVGDIVLTIDDVEMTDANTLIQYVARKPPNTELDAQILRQGKNAQVKITLEERPAQEPLERPVVLQNESMGGMEQPTIQGDEETPMMSKAERDRMREELMKLFEQDTATQ; encoded by the coding sequence ATGTCGTCATCCCGGAACACCAATAACAAGGCGTCTTTATTAAAATGGTTACCTTGGGTCTTATTGCTGCTAGTGTTGGCAGCGTTTATCTGGTTGTTCACGAGTATGAAATCGACGTCGGAGGCCACATGGGAGCCGCCGAGAACCCCGCCTGCGGAGCAGCAAGCAGCAGAGCCAGTGTCGGACACGCCAGCGCCTATCTCTTCTTATCATAATGCGGTGGCGCGTGCGTCGCAGTCTGTGGTCAATATCTATACGACGCAAACGATGACCGAGCATCCTTATATGGATGATCCCGTACTGCGCCGGTTTTTTGAATATCATGGTGGCCCATCACAAGAGCAGGGCAATACCAACTTAGGCTCTGGTGTGATCGTATCAGAAGACGGCTATATCGTGACCAATGCCCATGTGATCGAAAAAGCAGATGAAATCACAGTCGCGTTCAATGATGGTCGTAAGAGTCGTGCCAGAATTATCGGTACAGATCCTGACAGTGATCTAGCTGTGATCAAGGTTGACATGACAGGGCTGACACCACTTGGCTTCCGCGAAGATCCGATTCGTGTGGGTGATTTGGCATTAGCGATTGGTAATCCATTTGGTGTGGGTCAGACAGTGACGCAGGGGATTATCTCAGCAACTGGACGTACTGGACTGGGCGTCAATAAGTTTGAAGACTTTATCCAGACTGATGCGGCGATTAATCCGGGTAACTCAGGCGGTGCACTGGTCGATGCTCATGGCGAGCTAGTCGGTATCAATACCGTGATATTCTCGCGCTCTGGTGGCTCGATGGGTATTGGCTTTGCGATTCCAACGGCACTGGTTGAGCAAGTGATGAATGCTTTGATTAAAGACGGCCGTGTCAGTCGTGGCTGGTTAGGTATCGAGATTCAGTCACAGCTACGTGATCCAACGCAGTTAGAGACATCAACAGGCGTAGAAGTACTAAACGTCATTGATAACAGCCCAGCGGCGAAAAGCGGTCTACGCGTCGGTGATATCGTCCTAACCATCGACGATGTCGAGATGACAGATGCCAATACCTTGATTCAGTATGTTGCTCGTAAGCCACCAAATACTGAACTGGATGCACAAATATTGCGTCAAGGTAAAAACGCCCAAGTAAAAATCACGCTAGAAGAGCGTCCAGCACAAGAGCCACTTGAGCGTCCTGTCGTACTACAAAATGAGAGCATGGGCGGAATGGAGCAGCCAACCATCCAAGGCGATGAAGAAACGCCAATGATGTCAAAGGCAGAGCGTGATCGTATGCGTGAGGAGCTGATGAAACTGTTTGAGCAAGATACCGCAACGCAGTAG
- the yfaE gene encoding class I ribonucleotide reductase maintenance protein YfaE → MTWVMTSKKQFYLHDDESLLDGLLRTGHEVNYQCREGYCGSCRVKRIASSHTVDYPFDPLAMIEEDEILPCCCRVQGVIYINHDPIEKL, encoded by the coding sequence ATGACTTGGGTAATGACCAGTAAAAAGCAGTTCTATCTACATGATGACGAGAGTCTGCTAGATGGACTGCTACGCACCGGACACGAGGTAAACTATCAATGCCGCGAAGGCTACTGTGGTAGTTGCCGAGTCAAACGTATTGCTAGCTCGCATACGGTCGATTATCCATTTGACCCATTGGCAATGATTGAAGAAGATGAAATCCTGCCTTGCTGTTGCCGTGTGCAAGGTGTCATTTATATCAATCATGATCCGATTGAAAAGCTATAG
- the nrdB gene encoding class Ia ribonucleoside-diphosphate reductase subunit beta, with protein sequence MTYSIFSQTPNNALKEPMFFGQPVNVARYDQQKHPIFEQLIEKQLSFFWRPEEVDVSRDRIDFSNLSSHEQHIFLSNLKYQTLLDSIQGRSPNVVLLPLVSIPELETWIETWSFSETIHSRSYTHIIRNIVNDPNIIFDDIMQNEHILGRASDIAQYYDELYRNSQLYSLYGPGTHNINGEQVTVDLRSLKKQMYLCIMAVNVLEAIRFYVSFACSFAFAERKLMEGNAKIIKLIARDEALHLTGTQHMLNLMRNGRDDPEMVEIAAECYEESIEIFRKAAEQEKEWAGYLFKDGSMIGLNKDILCQYIEYITNLRMETVGLPAAFPNSKSNPIPWINTWLSSDNVQVAPQETEISSYLVGQIDSDLSDSDFDDFEL encoded by the coding sequence ATGACTTACTCGATTTTTTCTCAAACGCCAAACAATGCGCTAAAAGAGCCGATGTTCTTTGGTCAGCCCGTCAACGTGGCGCGCTATGACCAACAAAAACACCCAATCTTTGAGCAATTGATTGAAAAGCAGCTATCGTTCTTTTGGCGTCCAGAAGAAGTCGATGTATCACGCGATCGTATCGACTTTAGCAATCTGTCCTCGCATGAACAGCATATATTTTTGAGCAACCTCAAGTACCAGACCCTACTCGACTCTATCCAAGGTCGTAGTCCAAACGTGGTGCTACTGCCGCTAGTGTCTATCCCTGAGCTTGAGACGTGGATTGAGACATGGTCATTCTCTGAGACCATTCACTCGCGCAGCTATACGCATATCATTCGTAATATCGTCAATGACCCAAATATTATCTTTGATGACATTATGCAAAACGAGCACATCTTAGGCCGTGCTTCTGATATCGCCCAGTATTATGATGAGCTGTACCGCAACTCACAGCTATATAGCTTGTACGGTCCAGGTACGCACAATATCAATGGCGAGCAAGTGACGGTTGATTTAAGATCACTCAAAAAGCAGATGTACCTATGCATCATGGCGGTCAATGTCCTAGAAGCCATTCGTTTCTATGTCTCATTTGCCTGCTCGTTTGCCTTTGCTGAGCGCAAATTGATGGAAGGTAATGCCAAAATCATTAAGCTAATCGCTCGTGATGAAGCGCTGCATCTGACGGGTACGCAGCATATGCTAAACCTCATGCGCAATGGTCGTGACGACCCTGAAATGGTCGAGATTGCCGCAGAGTGTTATGAAGAAAGCATCGAAATCTTCCGCAAGGCTGCCGAGCAAGAGAAAGAATGGGCAGGTTATCTGTTTAAAGATGGCTCGATGATTGGTCTAAATAAAGACATTTTATGCCAATATATCGAATACATCACTAACTTACGTATGGAAACGGTCGGCTTGCCAGCGGCGTTCCCGAACTCAAAATCAAACCCAATCCCGTGGATCAACACGTGGCTGTCGTCTGACAATGTGCAAGTAGCACCGCAAGAGACCGAGATTAGCTCGTACTTGGTTGGTCAGATTGACTCTGACTTATCAGACAGTGATTTTGACGACTTTGAATTATAA
- a CDS encoding toll/interleukin-1 receptor domain-containing protein, which translates to MSVFISYRHTDRNTAIQIAHEFNTNNVDYYLDVIDDESKSTEDITEVITKNIKKSTHLLAIISPTTSGSWWVPFEIGQATVSNRRICSYAVSNSSLNLSGMSFRFLSNFLPEYLRKWPVLVSKMDLDKFIEQYKRDTRSSIGEGFESRRNKSESFSRSELTKSGADAFHDALKMRL; encoded by the coding sequence ATGTCTGTTTTTATAAGTTATCGCCATACTGATAGGAACACAGCTATTCAAATAGCTCATGAATTCAATACTAACAACGTTGATTATTACTTAGATGTAATTGATGATGAATCGAAAAGTACTGAAGATATTACAGAAGTTATAACCAAGAATATTAAGAAGAGCACACACCTATTAGCTATAATATCTCCTACCACAAGCGGTTCATGGTGGGTTCCTTTTGAGATCGGTCAAGCTACTGTTTCTAATCGGAGGATCTGTTCCTATGCTGTATCAAATAGCTCTCTAAACCTTAGTGGGATGTCTTTTAGATTCCTTTCAAACTTCTTACCTGAATATTTACGTAAATGGCCAGTCTTAGTTTCTAAAATGGATTTAGATAAATTCATAGAACAGTATAAGCGAGATACTAGGAGCTCTATTGGTGAGGGTTTTGAAAGTCGACGAAATAAAAGTGAATCATTTAGCAGGTCTGAACTTACCAAAAGTGGCGCAGATGCATTTCATGATGCTCTAAAAATGCGGTTATAA
- a CDS encoding caspase family protein: MSRKALIIGVNDYEHIGSLNWCENDAISIDQVLTKNADGSPNFSAQLLTTNNRNKITHSLVYEKIQELFSGEADVAVFFFAGHGGFNENMSEGIICLQNYSQNHEGFIRISDILHIANESKIKNKIIILDSCQSGAAGNDRNIKNDSSVIGDGITILTACAKEEYAMENSVDRHGLFTSLLIEGLTGGASNILGQVTPGSLYSFIDSALGPWDQRPIFKTNVSRFVCLRKNIPLVDPSILRELPNFFKDPTDIFPLDPSFEPDRKNIPENLRHLPQNINNEEIFKKLQKCNRHGLVVPHEVEHMYDAAIESTGCKLTAFGAYYRKLSLKGYI, encoded by the coding sequence ATGTCAAGGAAAGCTTTGATAATTGGTGTAAATGATTACGAGCACATTGGTTCATTAAATTGGTGCGAGAATGATGCTATATCTATTGACCAAGTACTGACCAAGAATGCAGATGGTAGCCCTAACTTTTCAGCTCAGCTATTAACAACTAACAATAGAAATAAAATAACACACAGTCTTGTTTATGAAAAAATTCAAGAACTATTTAGTGGAGAAGCTGATGTAGCTGTATTTTTCTTTGCTGGTCATGGAGGATTCAATGAGAATATGAGCGAAGGTATTATATGCTTGCAAAATTATTCGCAGAACCATGAAGGATTTATCCGCATTTCCGATATATTACACATAGCTAATGAATCTAAAATCAAAAATAAAATTATAATTCTGGATTCCTGTCAATCAGGAGCTGCTGGTAATGATAGAAATATTAAAAACGATTCCAGTGTAATTGGAGATGGTATAACTATCCTTACGGCATGTGCTAAAGAAGAATATGCCATGGAAAACAGTGTAGACCGGCATGGACTATTTACAAGTCTGCTTATAGAAGGTTTAACAGGCGGCGCTTCAAATATTTTAGGTCAAGTAACCCCTGGTAGTCTTTATAGCTTTATTGACAGTGCATTGGGACCTTGGGATCAACGACCTATATTTAAAACGAATGTATCGCGTTTTGTTTGTTTGAGAAAAAATATACCCTTAGTAGACCCCTCAATTCTAAGAGAGCTTCCTAATTTTTTTAAAGACCCTACCGATATATTTCCATTGGACCCATCTTTTGAACCAGACAGGAAGAATATTCCAGAAAATTTAAGACACTTACCTCAAAATATTAATAATGAAGAAATTTTTAAAAAGCTACAAAAGTGCAATCGGCATGGACTCGTAGTCCCACACGAAGTAGAACATATGTATGACGCGGCTATTGAGTCAACTGGTTGTAAATTAACAGCATTTGGAGCATATTACAGAAAACTCAGCTTAAAAGGTTATATTTAA